From the genome of Fusarium oxysporum f. sp. lycopersici 4287 chromosome 3, whole genome shotgun sequence, one region includes:
- a CDS encoding hypothetical protein (At least one base has a quality score < 10) — MTSSPYSAPDLTPRQLSLTSTVYDHSLSTGSHAIPSTCESPFSGDYNSFFDHSQQYVPLFNNCESWASTTPCSTPSNVSTPSSTVNVYGAECVPTSAPTLILSCNNTSSSSTSVMGHQ, encoded by the coding sequence ATGACTTCATCACCTTACTCTGCACCAGATCTAACTCCACGACAGCTCTCGTTAACCTCAACAGTCTACGACCACAGTCTTAGTACCGGTAGCCATGCTATTCCTAGTACTTGCGAATCGCCATTCTCTGGCGACTACAACTCCTTCTTCGACCACAGCCAACAATACGTCCCTCTATTCAATAACTGCGAATCTTGGGCGAGCACCACTCCCTGCTCTACCCCCTCCAATGTCTCGaccccatcatcaacagtCAATGTTTATGGAGCCGAATGCGTCCCAACCAGCGCACCCACCTTGATCCTCTCTTGCAACAACACCAGCTCCTCAAGCACCAGCGTTATGGGCCACCAATAA
- a CDS encoding hypothetical protein (At least one base has a quality score < 10) yields the protein MKVSGGVHACLLGVLTQHVAQSWALLGEAKAMVEDSMEWMDKFYDPKISQLYDLESKAAMNHETLASTWYAVGLLARNGDGDASRAEDVIRYVIKDQHDNPKDLWYGDYTREPEESTVGTTWYPARMYGSWDPNWRGFVGLSFITIYEEFGDLLSDDLKGLILESLRNCSIGGSYREGGVNGDNLYPSYSNTAIMRAIGTSWTGRQIGDDNMTRAGEDYAKKIIDLFDLHDTLSEFNSATYTGISLFGLTLWCKYGHEDSILSQRGPDLLRGVWNYTSQLWNPGMRNLAGPWDRSYTFDMTNSLGILSHFLAPIIGRKEAGVWQYPEVMSHARDWAWAPLIAVHSEFHNSLLSEDLKESLKIFDGERTYKGKAYYPPYDLDTRNITTWLSESLMIGAQSYRTQSANGPSNNKSQFHPAVAHWAYEDDSIGWLSLRPTEAHVLMQVSPKKLKVTYPEGTSSSVFTFVASPSLAKRDVQSWADIQGISISVSGNANPVPKVTFAGRYGGSGSPIYDHNYWSLVHTMPAGFEGAPEIIIEFE from the exons ATGAAGGTCTCTGGTGGGGTGCATGCTTGCCTCCTTGGCGTTCTTACCCAGCATGTTGCGCAATCATGGGCGCTACTAGGAGAGGCGAAAGCAATGGTTGAAGACTCTATGGAGTGGATGGACAAGTTCTACGACCCGAAGATCTCACAGCTATATGACCTCGAATCTAAGGCGGCAATGAACCACGAGACACTAGCCTCTACATGGTATGCGGTCGGACTTCTTGCACGGAACGGCGACGGTGATGCCTCAAGGGCTGAGGATGTCATAAGATACGTCATCAAGGACCAGCATGACAACCCCAAAGATTTGTGGTATGGCGACTATACGCGAGAGCCGGAGGAGTCAACTGTTGGAACAACATGGTACCCTGCCCGCATGTACGGATCGTGGGACCCGAACTGGCGAGGCTTCGTCGGTCTCAGCTTCATCACGATATACGAAGAGTTCGGTGACCTGTTGTCTGACGATTTGAAGGGGCTTATACTGGAAAGTCTACGTAACTGCAGCATTGGCGGCTCATACCGCGAGGGTGGTGTGAACGGAGATAACCTCTATCCATCTTACAGCAACACTGCAATCATGCGTGCAATCGGGACAAGCTGGACCGGTCGCCAAATAGGCGATGACAATATGACACGGGCTGGAGAGGATTATGCGAAGAAGATTATTGACCTCTTTGACTTGCATGATACGCTTTCTGAATTCAACTCAGCGACTTACACCGGCATTTCACTCTTTGGTCTTACACTATGGTGTAAGTATGGCCATGAGGATAgtattctctcccaaagaGGTCCAGATCTCCTGCGCGGTGTCTGGAATTACACATCGCAACTGTGGAATCCGGGGATGCGGAACCTCGCTGGTCCATGGGACCGTTCATACACGTTCGACATGACCAACTCTCTCGGCATCCTATCTCACTTTCTCGCACCCATTATCGGGAGAAAAGAGGCGGGTGTATGGCAGTACCCGGAAGTCATGAGCCATGCCCGTGACTGGGCTTGGGCGCCACTCATTGCCGTCCACTCGGAATTCCACAACTCATTGCTTTCGGAGGATCTTAAGGAGTCACTGAAGATATTTGATGGAGAGAGGACATACAAAGGGAAGGCCTACTATCCGCCCTACGACCTTGATACCCGCAATATCACGACGTGGCTCAGCGAGTCGCTGATGATCGGAGCTCAGTCGTATCGGACGCAGAGCGCAAACGGACCGTCGAATAACAAGTCCCAGTTCCATCCCGCTGTTGCACATTGGGCTTATGAAGATGATAGCATCGGATGGCTCAGC CTCCGTCCTACTGAGGCCCACGTCCTGATGCAAGTCTCGCCAAAGAAGCTGAAAGTGACTTATCCTGAAGGGACCAGCAGTTCTGTATTCACTTTTGTGGCATCTCCCTCACTTGCGAAGAGGGATGTCCAGTCGTGGGCTGACATTCAAGGCATCTCGATATCTGTCTCTGGAAATGCAAATCCCGTGCCGAAGGTCACATTCGCTGGCCGATATGGTGGTTCGGGAAGTCCAATTTACGACCACAATTATTGGAGTTTGGTCCATACGATGCCTGCTGGATTTGAGGGCGCCCCTGAGATTATCATTGAGTTCGAATGA